One genomic region from Bradyrhizobium icense encodes:
- a CDS encoding DUF1697 domain-containing protein → MPAARRECRRHRQAANAELKAMCIVEGFAKVQTYIARGNVVFEAKYGVAKVKAALEKQLAAYAGKPVGLVIRTVAEMADVLKPNPFPKAPPNWTVAIFLDDAPPADALKAMTGLKDEEVHLGKREIYVAYGSGMGRSKLKIPAAAQGTARIINTIAKLVELASSG, encoded by the coding sequence AATGCCGAACTGAAGGCGATGTGCATCGTCGAAGGGTTTGCCAAGGTACAAACCTATATCGCCCGCGGCAATGTGGTGTTTGAAGCCAAGTACGGCGTCGCAAAGGTCAAGGCGGCGCTGGAGAAGCAGCTCGCCGCCTATGCGGGCAAGCCGGTCGGCCTGGTGATCCGCACCGTGGCGGAAATGGCTGACGTGCTCAAGCCCAATCCGTTCCCGAAGGCACCGCCGAACTGGACGGTTGCGATCTTTCTCGACGACGCGCCGCCTGCCGATGCGCTCAAGGCGATGACGGGGCTTAAAGACGAGGAAGTGCACCTCGGAAAGCGCGAAATCTATGTCGCCTACGGCTCCGGCATGGGCCGCTCGAAGCTGAAAATACCGGCTGCCGCGCAGGGCACCGCACGGATCATCAACACGATCGCGAAGCTGGTCGAGTTGGCGTCGAGTGGCTGA